The following proteins are encoded in a genomic region of Acipenser ruthenus chromosome 4, fAciRut3.2 maternal haplotype, whole genome shotgun sequence:
- the LOC117399912 gene encoding dystrobrevin alpha-like isoform X10 gives MVHTVGMIEDRGRRGNKMAERRQLFAEMRAQDLDRIRLSTYRTACKLRFVQKKCNLHLVDIWNVIEAFRENGLNTMDSNTEFSVARLEAILSTLFYQLNKRMPATHQINVEQSISLMLNFLLAAYDPEGLGKISVFVVKIALATICGGKILDKLRYIFSQISDSSGIMIYSKFDMFLREVLKLPTTVFEGPSFGYTEQATRSCFALQKRVSLNTFLDSLMSDPPPQCLVWLPLMHRLANVENVFHPVECSYCHSESMMGFRYRCQQCHNYQLCQDCFWRGHASGSHNNQHQMKEYTSWKSPAKKLTNALSKSLSCASSREPLHPMFPDQPEKPLNLAHIVPPRPANSMNDTMFSHSVPNSGSPHANKSLPHTKNNEVEQNKNLARAAPALLKGKGLTYSLDVADRLADEHVLIGLYVNLLHSNPTRVLESTSRLDEEHRLIARYAARLAADAASTQQAQQQRAASDIAFTLDANKQQRQLIAELESKNREILQEIQRLRLEHEQASQSSPEKAQQNPTLLAELRLLRQRKDELEQRMSALQESRRELMVQLEGLMKLLKFRPC, from the exons AATGATTGAAGATCGTGGGAGAAGAGGTAATAAGATGGCAGAAAGAAGACAGCTGTTTGCAGAAATGC GGGCTCAAGATTTGGATCGCATTCGATTATCTACCTACAGGACGGCGTGCAAGCTCAGATTTGTACAAAAGAAATGCAATT TGCACCTGGTGGACATCTGGAATGTTATCGAAGCCTTCAGAGAAAATGGTCTGAATACAATGGACTCCAACACTGAGTTCAGCGTGGCTCGCCTGGAAGCAATACTCTCCACCCTTTTCTACCAGCTGAACAAACGCATGCCAGCCACCCACCAGATCAACGTTGAACAGTCCATCAGCTTGATGCTCAACTTTCTGCTGGCAGCTTATGACCC GGAAGGCCTTGGCAAAATTTCAGTGTTTGTTGTAAAAATTGCTCTGGCAACAATATGTGGAGGAAAGATTTTAGACAAATTAAGAT atattttttcacagatttctGACTCCAGTGGCATAATGATTTACTCAAAATTTGACATGTTTTTGCGGGAGGTACTAAAACTGCCCACAACAGTTTTTGAGGGCCCCTCCTTTGGGTATACTGAACAGGCTACCAGGTCGTGTTTTGCCCTGCAG aAAAGGGTATCGCTCAACACTTTCCTGGATAGCCTCATGTCTGATCCCCCTCCTCAGTGTCTGGTTTGGTTACCATTAATGCATCGTCTGGCAAACGTAGAAAACG TCTTTCACCCTGTAGAGTGCTCGTATTGCCACAGTGAGAGTATGATGGGCTTTCGCTATCGCTGCCAGCAGTGTCATAATTACCAGCTCTGTCAGGATTGTTTCTGGAGGGGACATGCTAGCGGTTCCCATAACAACCAACACCAAATGAAGGAATATACATCATGG AAATCTCCTGCTAAGAAGTTAACTAATGCGCTTAGCAAGTCCTTAAGCTGTGCTTCCAGTCGTGAGCCTTTGCACCCAATGTTCCCTGACCAGCCTGAAAAACCTCTAAACTTGGCCCACATTGT GCCTCCGAGACCTGCAAACAGCATGAATGACACCATGTTCTCTCACTCTGTTCCCAACTCAGGAAGCCCGCACGCAAATAAAAG CTTGCCTCACACTAAGAATAATGAAGTAGAACAGAACAAAAACTTGGCTAGGGCTGCTCCAGCTTTGTTGAAAGGGAAGGG GTTAACCTACAGCCTAGATGTTGCCGATAGACTTGCTGATGAACATGTTCTCATCGGGCTGTATGTCAATCTGCTACACAGCAACCCCACACG TGTGCTGGAGAGCACCAGCCGCCTGGATGAAGAGCACCGGCTGATTGCCCGGTATGCAGCCAGGCTGGCAGCTGACGCGGCTTCAACG CAACAAGCACAACAGCAGCGGGCTGCTTCAGACATTGCCTTTACACTCGATGCAAACAAGCAACAACGGCAGCTCATCGCAGAACTAGAAAGCAAAAACAG AGAAATCCTCCAGGAGATTCAGAGGCTGCGTCTGGAGCATGAGCAGGCCTCCCAGTCCAGCCCTGAAAAGGCACAGCAGAACCCCACCCTCCTAGCAGAACTCCGACTTCTCAG